A region of the Esox lucius isolate fEsoLuc1 chromosome 10, fEsoLuc1.pri, whole genome shotgun sequence genome:
AAAAGAACCAAAAAGCGTTTAACTAGGTAGGCTATGTAGTTTAAAgtatctttttgtttttagctgTGGTTTACATGTAGGCTAATATCTTCTCATCCTACAATGTGTTGAACTCAGAATAGTTACACCGACGTAAACTACAGTACACAACGCGAAGCCACACCTTGTCGCCCCCAGAATCCAAAGCCCTCCGGAAGGGCAACAAATATCCAAAGACCCCCCCCCTACATCTACATGTCCAAGTTATATTCCCACCCATGCCACCTGTCATTGTAAGACAGCAGGTTATGGGTGGAAAGACGTTTAGGCTGATATGGGGCTATTTGGCTTGGGTATTTGCTGTCCCTTTGCATTACTTATTACCCAAATTACCCCCTCAGACAAGCGACCATGGTCAGGGTAGGAACTTTAAACACTGACAGTTGCTGGCTCTGCGTGTAATGTGAATTAGTGGTAGattgaaatgtttaatgtatGTTTAGGTTCACATAATAGCTTTAAGATCAATACATTTTCCTGACACCTTGAACcttttttattacagttttttctgatGGCTTAGGCACATTTTCTGTATCTATTGGCTAtttttgcaaaactctacaTAGAAATACGAAAACCTTTCACCAAATCAGCAAAACATTGTAGTTCTCTTGCAAAAGCTAATGAACCTTGCTTAACTTTTCAAACCTTCGTAAAATTTGTATTTTCGTATCAAACAGTTAACACAAGTCATCACATTAATAATCACAGGCTaatcataattgttaataagcACACAATGCGTCAACTACACACTGAtggcatgaataaaaaacacatctggCAGTTTGAGGTCAGACTTTTTTCATAGTTCTGTGAACATACAGGGATACAAACTTCAAGTATTGgtgtttatttacacacatcaaaacaaacaagtgtttttttccaagtcaaaacacaaaatagtcATTTCACTGAGAAGAAAACAATCAGTCTACATCGTGTCGTCTCTCTGGGTCTGGCAACAAAATGTCGTCTACATCACATGCAAGGTCCTCCAGTCCAAGGCACCGGGGAACATATCTTCTGGAATGCCGTATCCAGGCCTGACATGATGCCTGGTCAATATCCCCACATGCCTCCTCCATCGTCTGTAAAAGGGCTATGTGTTGATGGGGATGacggtcatagaccttccagCGCCAGGCAGAGAAGAACTCTTCAATTGGATTCCAGAATGGAGAGTATGCAGGGAGGTTGAGTACAGTGAAGAGTGGGTGATCTGTAAACCAGTTGCGGACCAAAGCAGCCCTATGGAAACTAACATTGTCCCATATGATGATGTATCTGGTCCGCTCTGGTCTCTGAACATTAGTGAGCCTGTCATGTAAGGTGTCcaggaatgtaatgatgtgtgcAGTGTCATATGGGCCTAGGGTTGCATGATGGTGAACAACACCATTTTGACTTATAGTTGCACACATGGTTATGTTACCACCACGTTGTCCTGGGACATTGATTATGGTATGTTGTCCAATAATGTTCCTGCCACGTCTCCTGGTTTTAGTGAGGTTAAAACCTGCCTCTTCCACAAAAAGCAGCTTATGACCCATGGCATCCATCACTCTctggacaagacaaaacaaatgcagcacaGCAGGCCCATGCACAGCACTACAGTATGCACTTCCAGATTCAGCACCAATGATACTATAGCTTACCTGCACATAGTCATATCGCAGTTGTTTCATACGTTCACTGTTTCTTTCAAAAGGAACTCTGTAGATTTGTTTCATTCGGATTCTGTTGCGGGCAAGTACAGGACACAATACAGAAATGCTcacattgtgtgttttggaaggtggtGTCATCCTCAATTATGCGCTGCTGTATTTCTCGTAGCCTTATGGAATTATTTGCAATCACCATATTGACTATATGGGTCTCTTGTTCTGCAGTGAACATTCTTCCTTTGCCCCCAGCATCTGGACGTCTAGCAATTCTGTAAAGTaacaatttcagtatttttacaTGTATGgtattgttgtgtttctcattgGAGTATGGCAGTGCTACAAAACTCAGTGCAAAGTGACTGTACTAAGCGATTCTCATTTCTAAATGTCCTTATGATGCTTGCTACAGTGTAGCGGCTCAAGTTAGGCTGAACCCTTTGaccagcttccctcagggtcatTCCATGGGTGATTACATGaccagcttccctcagggtcatTCCATGGGTGATTACATGaccagcttccctcagggtcatTCCATGGGTGATTACATGaccagcttccctcagggtcatTCCATGGGTGATTCCATGaccagcttccctcagggtcatTCCATGGGTGATTACATGaccagcttccctcagggtcatTCCATGGGTGATTACATGaccagcttccctcagggtcatTCCATGGGTGATTACATGaccagcttccctcagggtcatTCCATGGGTGATTACATGaccagcttccctcagggtcattccatggttgattacatgaccagcttccctcagggtcatTCCATGGGTGATTACATGaccagcttccctcagggtcatTCCATGGGTGATTACATGaccagcttccctcagggtcTTTCCATGGGTGATTACATGaccagcttccctcagggtcattccatggttgattacatgaccagcttccctcagggtcatTCCATGGGTGATTACATGaccagcttccctcagggtcatTCCATGGGTGATTACATGaccagcttccctcagggtcatTCCATGGGTGATTACATGaccagcttccctcagggtcatTCCATGGGTGATTACATGaccagcttccctcagggtctttccatggttgattacatggcagcttccctcagggtcattccatggttgattacatgaccagcttccctcagggtcatTCCATGGGTGATTACATGaccagcttccctcagggtctttccatggttgattacatggcagcttccctcagggtcatTCCATGGGTGATTCCATGGTCCACTATTGTAGCTCTGATGTCATCAGAAATTctatttcttcctcttcttcctcttcctcttccccttCTCGTCCTCCtcttgctcctccttgtcctcttcctctAGCTTCACCTCTTTGTCCTTGTCGTCCTCTCCCTCTCGCTTCTTCACCTCCTTTTCCTCTACCTCGGCCTCCTCTAATTCTCCCTCTTCCTGCTCCCTCCATTGTACTCCACACTGACAGCTCACCTGTGGCTTCTTTATAGTGCTTAGACTGATTGCAAAGTGAACTAATTatctaaaacagttttcacatgtgacagtgtgccagacagTTGGCAAAATAGTGTAAATAATAGCCATACATGTGTGTAGTTTTACTAGGAGTGTGTTGATCATTTGTAAAATGGGTGTAAAGCAGTGAGTTGTGTTTACAGTTCCACAGAAAGAGTTCTGTGCAGTGGATTGTACCTACAGCTTTGCAAAGTGTGTGTTACAAAATTGCAAATTGAGTGCCAagcagtgtttgtgcttttagttCTGCAAACTCAGTGAGTGGTTTTGCTATAAGTATGAATAGTTTTAGAAATTGTGCTATGACAATCACGGTCAGGGTTTAAGCATTCAGAAAACTGTAATAGCCTTGTTTAACACCGGCCCAGATCCAAAGGCTGCTTATGTTGGCTACTGGAGAGCACATCTTCTCCCTAGTGGTATAGACTCACAACTACAGCAAACCCTAGGCAAATCATTTCCGCAACATCTTAGAAAAATGGAAGCAATCAGTAAGAGCTGGCTTCAACAATCTAATGTCAGCTTGTACTGTAATGGATTCGAAATGTAACATATGTTATTTCACCAAGTAGATTTACTCAGAATACCTTTTTATTGACATTATTAACTTTGGCCCATGCTACCAGTTTTAAAAGAAGCTCAGAGATGTAAGTTATGTTGTCTTCAAGAAACATTCCAACATTCTATTATGTTCACCAAACAGGTTTCACGTTAAAGCAACATGTCAACTCTGCAAATGTATTTCAGACCATATGCCAGAAACTTAAACCCATTCTAGGGTCACTCTGCATTCAGTACTACATCCGAGGAGATGGCCTGCATTGGCGGCATCCCAATTAGCAGCCTATCCTCAGTGTGCCCTTGtctaaagtagtacactatcTAGGGTTAGGGTGCCGTTTTGGATGCGTTCATTGTCTATATGCTGCTGAGCATGTGACTGCTGATACATCTGCAATGAGACGTTGAAGGGTTCAGCTTTAgatgtacagtaactgtcatggTGACTGACAGGaatgtacagacagacacacagacacagacacacacacacacacctcttctaTGTACATCCATGAACATCACAGGAATGCAGAAGTGCAAGCATGTAGTTTTGATTGACACTCAGATGTAACAGCACCTACATGTTGTGCACATCCATGGATGCCCAAGTTGATCACTGTTTACTTGATCACTGTTTACTTGATCAGTGTTTACTTGATCACTGTTCATTTGATCACTGTTCATTTTAATCACTGTTCATTTGATCACTGTTCATTTGAATCACTGTTCATTTGATCACTGTTCATTTGAATCACTGTTCATTTGAATCACTGTTCATTTGATCACTGTTCATTTGAATCAATGTTCATTTGATCACTGTTCATTTGAATCACTGTTCATTTGAATCACTGTTCATTTGATCACTGTTAATTTGAATCACTGTTCATTTGAATCACTGTTCATTTGAATCACTTTTCATTTGAATCACTGTTCATTTGAATCACTGTGCATTTGAATCACTGTGCATTTGATCACTGTTTATTTGAATCACTGTTCATTTGAATCACTGTTCATTTGAATCACTGTGCATTTGATCACTGTTTATTTGAATCACTGTTCATTTGAATCACTGTTCATTTGAATCACTGTGCATTTGATCACTGTTTATTTGTCAGTCATACGCATATTCATGTTCAGTAGCCTTCATTCCAGTACACAAGATTAACGTAACAGATCCACTCACAGCACAGTGAAGCAGTGTCCCAAATCACCCTCTTGCCTACACATAAGGCACTGTTGGACCGGCTTTAGTTCTGTACAACTATAGCCCAGAGGactgtggtctaaagtagtgcactacgtaGGGAACATGGTTTCATTCTAAATGGTCTCAAGTAGTGCACTACGTAGGGAACATGGTTTCATTCcaatggtctaaagtagtgcactatgtagggaacatggtttcatttcaaatggtctaaagtagtgcactacgtaGGATACatggtttcatttcaaatggtctaaagtagtgcactatgtagggaacatgGTTTCATTCcaatggtctaaagtagtgcactacgtaGGGAACATGGTTTCATTCcaatggtctaaagtagtgcactacgtaGGGAACATTGTTCTAACTGCATTTAAACTCAGTAAAATGTTATCATGGCATCAGCGTTTACTTTCCTAACATCAGGTCCACAAGGTCATCTATTTCCTAGACAGTGTGTGACTATATAACATGTAAACAACGCTAAGCACAAACATTCAATTCCATCAAAAATAGTTCCCTTCTAACACACCAAAATCATAGCATAAAGGATTGATTTGAGAAAACAATATTATATCcttcatatttaaaatattacacATATTATGTTAACATCTcataaataatataacatttcctGGAATGTGCATAGCTGTATATTGTTTTGATATGAAATAGCTGCTAAgtctgtatgtttttaaaacacagtggtaaataaaGAAACGTCTTTATTGCAGTGAATGCTCAGGGCAGGTGTTTCAGTCATCAGAATCCCTTCCTGCCTTAATTCCTTCATCCATCCTTCCTTCTTTGAGGAAGCATCATCACTGATCTTTTCAGGATTTCATAAGTAAATCAGTATTTTCCTCAAGGTGTCCACCTACCTGTCACTACACTTGCCATCCTGCAGTCAGTAGTCTGTCATCATGTCAACAGACATCATGTCAACAGACAAGACATTAACAGAAGTATGGTCTAATTGCCGCTATGTTCAGTTTGTTCGTTGGAACCACAGCTTCTTCCTTCTGAGTTtcaaaattatattaaacatgATTAATTTCCCCATACAAATCAATCCAGTGTTGATCAAGTAGCAGGAAGGCCTTGCAGTAGGTTTATCTTGCAATAGTTTATCTTGCAGTAGGTTTATCTTGCAGTAGGATTATCTTGCAGTAGTTTATCTTGCAGTAGGTTTATGAGCAGACAGCTCTTACTGGGCATTTAGAGGGTTTCAAGGGTAAAAACTTAAATTCTTAAATCTTCAATGTATCTTTCAACCAGGTGTCTTTGTACAACTTCCTCTTTCCCAAGAATATGTTAGAGTTTAATCAGTGCCAGAATCAGTgtcttcatcatcatcgtcatcatcactATCTTCAACAATTCCTCAACCTCACCCGTATTGTCCTCATCTTAATCTAATGTCCTAACAAGAAGTCTTGAGTCACTAATTTGCTGTTACTCTTCATTATCTCGTATCCTCTGTCCTTGGCGTCCCAACCTGGTCCTGGTCATCTGTGGGAAGGCTGGAGCGAaccttcttcctctccttaaACCGTCCGGAACGGGACACCCTAAGGTTTCTGCGGCACGTCTGTTCGTTGAAGACCGACTCGAACTGGGAGTCGTCACCAAACTCCTCAGTGAAGAGACTGGAGCCTTCACTAACTGGCGGCTGGGGCTTTGCTGTCTGCTGTAATGGAGGTTGTTTTTGCTGTGGTTGGTCTGTTGGGAGTTGGGATGCAGCAGCTGATGACACAAGAGAATTAAACGAGagcatttaaaaataacaagcACACCAGTATTTGATCATATAATAACATCTCAGGGAAACTCGTTTTCTGGGAAAACCCAAGCATTTCAGTCTACCAGAGCTTATTTTAAATAGTGTctgtcaaaacataaaataaatcatCTGCCTTGTATTATGAAGGTAGGTTTCAGCTGAGACAAATAAACAATGTTCTAGGAGTCAGATAACTTAATACCACCATTACTACTTTTACTAATATGCATGGGAGTTGACCTCTTCCCCGCAGTCAGATTCCAGAGACAACTTCAGAGACAGGAGGGATTGGGTGCTTTGATAAATGTCTCAGGACCTGTCTGACTGTAACCCCCCTGGATCTATCTGCAATCTGATTAATCTCTGAACTGCCCATAATCTACCTTTCATCCGGAACCGTAATGGCCAAGCCATGAATTATTAAACACTATGCCTGCTATGacagtcatttacattttatatttaagtaatttagaaGATGCTCTAATTCAGCTGCTCTAAACTATATGCTCTaagccaggggtgtccaaacagttccagggaggcagagtgtctgcaggattttactctcaccttgtacttgattgactaattaggttactacttggttagtttctaccctcacctggttgtttaggtgtgaactgggaaccaatttattggaaaaaccaaaaacccgcagacacttggccctccctggaactgtttggacacccctgctctaagCAGATGCTCCAATCCAGCTGCTCTAATCTAGATGCTCTAAGCAGATGCTCCAATCCAGCTGCTCTAATCTAGATGCTCTAAACAGATGCTCAAATCCAGCTACTCTAATCTAGATGCTCTAAGGACATGCTCCATTCCAGCTGCTCTAATCTAGATGCTCTAAACAGATGCTCCAATCCAGCTGCTCTAATCTAGATGCTCTAAGGACATGCTCCAATCCAGCTACTCTAATCTAGATGCTATATGCAGACGCTCCAATCCAGCTGCTCTAATCTAGATGCTCTAAACAGATGCTCCAATCCAGCTGCTCTAATCTACAGCGATTTTCATCattaagtgcatacatttttatacatataaactgaacaaaattatatatgcaacactttttgtttttgtccccattTATCATCTGatctcaaagatctaagactttatctatgtacacaaaaggcctatttcacTCATATATTGTTcacacctcacaggtgtggcatatcaagatgctgattagacagcatgattattgcacaggtgtgccttaggctggccacaataaaaggccactctaaaatgtgtagtttcactgtattgggggggtctgGGGGGGTCCAAAAActagtcagtatctggtgtgaccactatttgcctcatgcagtgcaacacatctactctgcatagagttgatcaggttgttgattgtggcctgtggaatgttggtccactcctcttcaatggctgtgcgaagttgctagatattggcaggacctggaacacgctgtcgtatacgccgatccagagcattccaaacatgctcaatgggtgacatgtctggtgagcatgcggttgtgaggccagttggatgtGCTGCCAAATTCTTTGaaatggcttatggtagagaaatgaacattcaattcacgggcaacagctctggtggacattcctgcagtcagcatgccaattgcacgctccctcaaaacttgcgacatctgtggcattgtgctgtgtgatagaactgcacattttagagtggcctttagACTGGAtcatctcagcaaaggagaagtgctcactaacacagattcagacagatttgtgaacctTTAGATCTAGAGAACATAGAGAACgttttagatctttgagttcaaaaacaaaagtgttgcgtttataattttgtttagtgtaaTAGTAATAAAACAATAAGAATGCATGTTATTTGTATGTAGGACCTAAAGTCATTTAAAGTCTTACTTGACTCTGTGTCGAGGgtctgtgtggttgtggtgTTGTCCTTACTAACACTCTTCCTCTTGGAGCTCCCCATGAACGCCCGCCACCAAGGCACTCTTTCTGCCATCTTCTGCCAATGACAGTACCCACTTTACATTAAGTAGCCTGTATGAAAGCAACAAGACCAAAGGAGTTGTGGTATATTAGTCCAGGCTGTTCTTATCTTGGATACAGCCCTTAGCACCTGAGGTGTCTTATGGGTATTTCATGTATAGAGATTCAGGAGCAAAACTATTTAAAGTTCAGAGGAGCATTGCAAATTTGGTGTCAGATGGAAGAGAAGAGTTTTTCATCCTGAAATAGCCAATCAACAAAGCCTTTGATTTCTGGTGAAACAGATGGAAAAGCTAACTTGGAAAACATTTACCAGAAGAAATCTAAAATTGTATTATAACATACATTGTACTGCTTTGTCtgataaggacgttttcagttgctacatgtacatgtctacctcaggaacctcactgctgctatccctgcatttcagttgtacagactaccttcaatttgccttcattgcacatttagaattaccATTTGAACTCGCATTTTcctttcattgcacatctatacatcccacttgttaCAATCTTTATACTTacttgttaaatacattttctgccctcttctatttgcacttctggttagatgctaactgcattttgttgtactgtacttgtactgttcattgacaataaagtttaatcttaTCTATCTAATCTAAACATGAATATCCAAGTTAAGACTCCAAGTAATatcaacatttatattatttaatctTGCTTTAAGTTAAAGAAATATTGCATTGGTATTGCTTGTTAAAAATAATCAAAAGCT
Encoded here:
- the LOC105027723 gene encoding proline-rich protein 15; translated protein: MAERVPWWRAFMGSSKRKSVSKDNTTTTQTLDTESTAASQLPTDQPQQKQPPLQQTAKPQPPVSEGSSLFTEEFGDDSQFESVFNEQTCRRNLRVSRSGRFKERKKVRSSLPTDDQDQVGTPRTEDTR